TTTTAACGCTCGATATTGGAGCGGTCTACCAAAGGTATTGTTCCGATTTCACACGGACGCTGTTTTTGGGAAAGCCTGAGAGCAAGCACCTGGAAGTTTACGATATCGTGCTCGAGGCACAACTGACCGGGCTTAAAGCTCTGAAGCCCGGCGTTAAGGCCAAAGATGTCGACGCGGCAGCCAGAGAAGTGATTACGCGTGCTGGTTACGGTGAATATTTCGGTCACAGTCTGGGACATTCCCTCGGGATCGAGATCCATGAGACACCGTTTTTAAATACCCGTGATGAAACGGTACTCGAACCGGGTATGGTACTTACCATTGAACCCGGAATTTATATCCCTGACTGGGGCGGTGTCAGAATCGAAGATGTTGCGCTTGTCACAAATTCTGGTGCGGAAGTATTGACACAAACGCCAAAGCAGTGCATTATTATTGATTAGTGGTATGACTTGTATCCGTTATTGATACATAAAAGAATCTACAATATTATGGGAGGATCAGCAAAATGATTTCTTCAAACGATTTTAAAACCGGAGTGACTATTGAACTGGATGGCGATATATTTCAGATAGTCGAATTCCAACACGTGAAACCTGGAAAAGGCGCTGCTTTTGTGCGTGCCAAAGTTAAGAATGTCAGAACGGGCGGCGTTGTCGAAAAGAAATTCAATGCTGGGGAGAAAGTTCCCAGAGCCCGTCTGGATCGCCGTGAGATGCAATATTTGTATAAAGACGGTGATCAATTCGTTGTGATGGACAATGAAAGCTATGAGCAGATTATGCTGACCGAGGCTCAAATTGGGCAGGAAGTCAAGTGGCTCAAAGAAAATATGAACCTTGGTGTCTTGCTCTATAATAGCGAAGTCATTGGGGTAGACCTTCCCAATACAGTTGTGCTTAAAGTAACGGAATGTGAGCCCGGAGTTAAGGGTGATACGGCCACAGGCGGTACGAAAGCTGCCACTGTCGAGACTGGCGCTACGGTTCAGGTTCCATTCTTTGTGAATGAAGGCGATGTCCTGATTATCGACACCAGAAGCGGAGCGTATGTTTCCCGGGCTTAGTCATCTTATCTACCGCAAGAAGAATAATTAGAATAAAAAGGGTTGTTGGGCAAGTAATTTTCTTGAGCAACAACCCTTTTTTATTTGGCTCATTTCCGGATCGTAAAATTATCTTCCAGCAAAGCCCAGTTTTGAGGGAAGGGATAGGCTAAAGCCCAATAACTAATACCTCTTAAGCCATAAGCTTTGACGGTATCAAATTTGGCCTGGGCACTGCGGGCATCCTCAAACCACACTTCGTGACCGCTTCCCTGCGTATCCGTATACCGGTAGAAAGGGGACTGGGTAACCGTGTCGTACTGGATCTCAGCATGGTATCGAAGGGCTCTGGACATTGCTTCATCCATCCCAAAGGTTTCGGCAATTTGGCCGGAGACGTGCGGCAAAAGCCAATCTCTGGCATAAATTTGAAAGCCAAAAAAGATTTTGTCTCTTGGCATGACTAAAACAGCATAATCCAAAACCCGTTTGATCTGATTCAAGGGAGAAATTGCCTGCGGTGAAGCACCACGCCAACCCCATTCATAGGTCATGAGAACAACGAAATCTACAATTCGGCCATGGGCTGGATAATCGTGCGCCTCATAGAGCAATCCCCGTTGCTCTGCGCTTAATTTTGGCGCTAAAGCCGTTGAAACGAAGAAACCCTCTGCATGAAGACGGGTTACGGCTATTTGAAGCAAAGCGTTATAAGCTTCTCTATCCTCGGGAAGTACGTTTTCAAAATCAATGTTAAGTCCCCGATAACCCTTTTCTTTCATGATATTGATGACATTTGTCATTAACCGATTAATGGCTTCAGTATTGGTTAAAACGAGATGAGCAAGATTTTCTCCACGCGTAGTGGACGTAAAGTTGGTAATAGACATCATCGGGGTCACCTTTTTTGATATGGCAGCTTGAATGAGCGGAAGATCATCAATTGTCTGCAGGCTTCCATCCTCTCTAATCAAGTAGGCAAAAGGACTTAAATATGTAAGATGTTCAGCTTCCCGATTGACAGTAGCAACCGCGTCCTGACTGAAACGATAGATATAGCCATTGACATCGATGGTCGGCCGAGGTTTACGAGGGATAATGAGTACGGTGCCCGGATAGATCAAATTGGCGTTCGTGATGTTATTGACTTTAATGAGGTTTTGTAAAGAGACTTGGTATTTTTGAGCAATAAACCATAAAGTCTCCCCAGCAAGGACGCGATGCCGCCTGGCAGGAATGGTGATCAACTGACCAGGATAAATATTGGCAGGGTTCGTAATTTGATTGTTTCCGAGAATGACTTGTACGGTCGTTCCATAAATCTGGGCAATTCTCCATAATGTTTCTCCCGGTTTCACAGTATGGAGGACATCTTCAGTCGGTATAACTAATGCTAGTCCGGTTAGCAATTGTACAGGTTCAACAAGTCCATTCACGCTTATGATTGATGCCGGCGAGACCCGATATGTAATTGCAATCTGATCCAAAGTTTGATTCGCTTTGACGACATGGATAAGCATAGAGCACCTCCCACTCCTTTTCATGTAGGATATGTAGAAAGGGGACTCAAGGTGATTTATCTTTGGCAAGGGGCCTTTCATGTTTAATTTTCCTTAAAACGGCCATTGAGGTCGTTTTTTATTTTCTCCGAACAAACTGGTAATTCTAAAAACGTTTATTAGGACATACCTTCTAATACAGAGGAGGTTAAAACATGAAGGTAAGCTTTGCTTCACCTTTAACGGAATTTCCTAGGAATAAAAATGATGTACTCTTTAATCCGGAATCAGAGGGTGAAGGGATTATCCGTTGGTTTGGGGAACGGCTGGGCGGAATGATCCGCAAGGCGGCAGGGGCTTTACCCGACACGGAAAATATTGAAGAAATTCGTCTCAGAATCAACCAGCCTGTCCTCTTCAGAACAGGGACCAGGGAATATTTCTGTACTTCGGCGGGGCAAACCGGAACAAAGAATCTAGCGTATATTGTCAAGCGTGAAGACCTGTTGGAAACGCTGGAAAAAATGACCTTCAGTTCTGTATATGCCGCTGAGGAGGAATTACGGCAGGGTTTTCTGACTTTGCCCGGTGGGCACCGCGTGGGATTAAGCGGAGAAACAGTCGTTGAACATGGCAAGATCAGGATCATGCGCCATATTTCCGCTTTGAATATTCGTTTAGCGAGACAGCCGGAAATGATCGTTCCGGAATTGCTGGGCTTACTGATCAATCAGGAAAATACAGTCTG
This genomic stretch from Dehalobacter restrictus DSM 9455 harbors:
- the spoIIIAA gene encoding stage III sporulation protein AA; amino-acid sequence: MKVSFASPLTEFPRNKNDVLFNPESEGEGIIRWFGERLGGMIRKAAGALPDTENIEEIRLRINQPVLFRTGTREYFCTSAGQTGTKNLAYIVKREDLLETLEKMTFSSVYAAEEELRQGFLTLPGGHRVGLSGETVVEHGKIRIMRHISALNIRLARQPEMIVPELLGLLINQENTVCHTLLVSPPRAGKTTMLRFLVKNLSNGVPQLCLKGHNVGVVDERSEIAGMWQGIPSFDLGCRTDVLDRCPKAQGLIMLIRSMAPEVVAVDELGGREDAAALGEAVRCGVKILATVHAGSLDELQKRAHLRELLNRETFERIVVLSRANGPGTVEAVYDMASGVNLFNKQERFTH
- the efp gene encoding elongation factor P, translating into MISSNDFKTGVTIELDGDIFQIVEFQHVKPGKGAAFVRAKVKNVRTGGVVEKKFNAGEKVPRARLDRREMQYLYKDGDQFVVMDNESYEQIMLTEAQIGQEVKWLKENMNLGVLLYNSEVIGVDLPNTVVLKVTECEPGVKGDTATGGTKAATVETGATVQVPFFVNEGDVLIIDTRSGAYVSRA
- a CDS encoding LysM peptidoglycan-binding domain-containing protein, giving the protein MLIHVVKANQTLDQIAITYRVSPASIISVNGLVEPVQLLTGLALVIPTEDVLHTVKPGETLWRIAQIYGTTVQVILGNNQITNPANIYPGQLITIPARRHRVLAGETLWFIAQKYQVSLQNLIKVNNITNANLIYPGTVLIIPRKPRPTIDVNGYIYRFSQDAVATVNREAEHLTYLSPFAYLIREDGSLQTIDDLPLIQAAISKKVTPMMSITNFTSTTRGENLAHLVLTNTEAINRLMTNVINIMKEKGYRGLNIDFENVLPEDREAYNALLQIAVTRLHAEGFFVSTALAPKLSAEQRGLLYEAHDYPAHGRIVDFVVLMTYEWGWRGASPQAISPLNQIKRVLDYAVLVMPRDKIFFGFQIYARDWLLPHVSGQIAETFGMDEAMSRALRYHAEIQYDTVTQSPFYRYTDTQGSGHEVWFEDARSAQAKFDTVKAYGLRGISYWALAYPFPQNWALLEDNFTIRK